In the Profundibacter amoris genome, TCCTGGTCGTGGGTGACGATCACGAATGTGGTGCCGGTTTTTTCCTGAATATCCATCAGTTCAAACTGGGTTTCCTGCCGCAGCTTTTTGTCCAGAGCGCCCAGAGGCTCATCCAGCAGCAGCAGTTTCGGCGCCTTGGCCAGAGATCGCGCCAGCGCCACCCGCTGCCGCTGTCCACCGGAAATCTGGTGCGGTTTGCGTTTGCCGAATTGCTCCAGCCTTGTTAAGCGCAGCATTTCATCCACCCGTCCGGCGATTTCCGATTTCGGCATGTCGGATCTTTTCAGGCCAAAGGCAATGTTTTCGGCTACTGTCAGGTGCGGGAACAGCGCATAGGACTGGAACATCATATTGGTGGGGCGTTTGTTGGGGGGCACCGCCGCCATGTCCTGACCGTCCAGCAATATCTGGCCTTCGGTCGGGGTTTCAAACCCCGCCAGCATCCGCATCAGGGTGGTTTTACCACAACCCGAGGGGCCGAGCAGGGCGTAGAATTCTTGTCTGTAGATGTTGATGCTGAGGTCATCAATCGCGGTGAAATCGCCAAACCGTTTGGTGACATTGCGGAACTCGATCAGCGGCTTTTCATCCGCATCTTCCCAAGGCGCAAAAACACCGCTGGCATTGGCATCATTCATTGATTTCCCCCCGAAAATTAAAACCCCGCACGGGCACATGGCCTATGCGGGGAGTATTTGGTCACGGTCTTAGATGCCGGATTTTACTTTGGTCCACAAACGGGTCACAATCCGCTGCACCTTGGGCGCATAAGGCCGTTTGGTGTAAAGGTGCTTCATGGTTTCCTCGTCCGGATAGATCGCCGGATCGGTAATCACATCCTCTTCCAGAAACTCTTGCGAGGCCTTGTTACCGTTGGCGTAGTAAACATAGTTCGACGCAGCCGCCGCATTATGTGCATCCATGATGAAATTCAGGAATTTATGCGCCCCGTCGGGGTTTGGTGCATCCACCGGAATGGCCATCTGGTCAAACCACATCAAGGCGCCTTCTTTCGGGGAATTATAGGCGATTTCAACGCCGTTGTCCGCCTCGTCAGCGCGGTCACGCGCCTGTAGCACATCACCGGACCAGCCGAAGGCCACGCAGATGTCGCCGTTGGCCAGTGCGTTGATATATTCCGAGCTGTGGAATTTCTGCACATAGGGGGCCACGGCTGTCAGAACCGGTCCGGCCTTGGCAATGACATCGGGATCATCCGAATCCGGGTTTTCGCCCAGATAGGCCAGCGCGGCAGGGATCATTTCCGATGGCGCATCCAGAAAATGCACACCGCATTTTTGCAGTTTTTCCATATTGGCCGGATCGAAAATCAGCGCGAGCGAGTCAATCGGGGCGTCCTCTCCCAGCGCTTCTTTCACTTTTGCAACATTCACGCCGATACCGGTGGTGCCCCACATATAGTTGATCGAATATTCGTTGCCGGGGTCATACTGTGCTGTGCGTTCCTTGATTACGTCCCACATGTTCACGGCATTGGGCAGCTTGGAATAATCCAGTTTCTGGAAGGCGCCCGCCTGAATTTGCCGTTGCAGGAATTCAGCCGTCGGCACCACCACATCATAACCCGACCCACCGGCCAGCATTTTCGTTTCCAGCAATTCGTTGGAATCAAACACATCATAGATCAGCGTGATACCGGTTTCGTCCTGAAACTTGGTCAGCAGGCCTTCGTCGATGTAGTCGGACCAGTTGTAGACATGCACTTCTTCAGCCATAACCGCGCCCGCCCCAAGGGCCAGCACTGCCGTCATTGTCAGCAAATTCGTTTTCATAGATTGTTCTCCCGTTGGTCGGGAGTCGCGGCTCCCGTCGAAATATTTGATCAAAAAAATTGACACAAAGCAATAAAAAGTTTCCACTCGGGTCATTGTTGATACCGTTTCCAAGGGGACAAAGTGGATAATTCACCGCAAAACCTGCCCGTTCACGAGGTCGTCTATCGCCAGATCCGCGAGATGATCCTGCTGGGCGAATTTGCCCCCGGTCAACCGGTCACCATTCAGGGGCTGGTGCAGGAACTGGGCGTCGGCATGACGCCGGTGCGCGAGGCCATCCGCCGCCTGACCGCCGAAGGGGCACTGGAATTTCAAGGCAACCGGCGGATCATCCTGCCGCAAATGACACTGGCCCAACTGGATGAAATCGCCTTTGCCCGACTGTCAATCGAACCCCGATTGGCCTATCTGGCGACCAGCCGCATGTCGGGCACGGATTATCAAGGGTTATATGACACCGATCAGGCCCTGAACGTGGCGATCGCGAATGGAAATGTCGCGGATTACCTGAAATACAACTACCGGTTTCACCATGACCTGTATCAACAGTCCGATGCCCATATCCTGTTGTCGATGTCGGCATCACTCTGGCTGCGAATCGGTCCGTCCTTGAGGGTGGTTCTGGGGCGGTACGGCACCGCAAGTCTGCCGGACAAACATCAGGAAGCGTTGCAAGCCATGCGCGATGGCGACCCGCAGGCGGTGGCGCAGGCGATCAAGGAAGACCTGCATCAGGGACACGAGGCCATCCGCCAATCGCTGGAAAATGCATAAACACAGCAATTCCGTTTGACAGAAAATAATTTGATCATATTCTGCATCAAACCCGCTTCATCAGGAGATGCGCAATGAACATGATCACCAACCACCCGCCCACCAAAGAGCTTCAGGAACTTGATGCAGCGCATCATATGCACCCGTTTACCGCCGGTGCCGAACTGGCCGCCAAGGGCGCGCGGGTGATCACCTCGGCCAAAGGCGTGACGCTGACGGATTCCGAAGGTGTGGAACTGATGGACGCGATGGCGGGTCTGTGGTGCGTCAACATCGGCTATGGCCGTCACGAACTGGCCGAAGCCGCCGCACGGCAAATGCGCGAACTGCCCTATTACAACACCTTCTTCCAGACCACCCATGTGCCCGCCGTGGCGCTGGCCACCAAACTGGCCGAACTGGTGCCCGGTGATCTGAACCAGGTGTTTTATGGCTGCTCGGGATCGGATGCCAACGACACCAACATTCGCCTAGTGCGTCACTACTGGGCCGCCAAGGGCAAGCCCGACAAAAAGGTGATCATATCGCGCAAGAACGCCTATCACGGATCGACCGTTGCCGCCGCCAGCCTTGGCGGAATGTCGGCGATGCACGCGCAGGGCGGCCTGCCGATCCCCGATATCCACCACATCGATGAGCCCAACTGGTATGCACAGGGCGGCGATCTGTCGCCCGAGGAATTCGGTCTGGAACGCGCCCGCCAGCTGGAGCAGGCGATTGCCGAAATCGGTGAGGACCGCGTAGCCGCCTTTATCGCCGAGCCGATTCAGGGTGCGGGCGGGGTGATCATTCCGCCCGAAACCTACTGGCCGGAAATCCAGCGGATTTGCGATGCGCACGAAATCCTGCTGATCGCCGATGAGGTGATCTGCGGCTTTGGGCGCACCGGCAACTGGTTCGGCTGCGATACCTTCAACATCCGCCCCGATATTATGACCATCGCCAAGGGCTTGTCCTCGGGCTATGCGCCGATTGGTGGCTCGATGGTGTCGGACGAGGTGGCCGAAGTAATCGCCAACGCCGGTGACTTCAACCACGGTTACACCTATTCCGCCCATCCGGTCTCGGCCGCCGTGGCGCTGGAAAACCTGCGTATTCTGGAAGAGGAAAAGATCGTCGACACCGTGCGCGATGTGACCGCCCCTTATCTGGCCGAACGCTGGACCGAACTGGCCGACCACCCGATGATCGGCGAGGCAAAGGTCTGCGGTATGGTCGCATCGGTCGCCATGTCCCCGGACAAAGCCAACCGCGCCCCGTTCCAGGCGCCCGCCGGCACCATCGGCCTGATGTGCCGTGATCGCTGTTTTGAAAACAAACTGGTGATGCGTCATGTGGGGGACCGGATGATCATCTCGCCACCGCTGATCCTGACCAAAGACGACATCGACACACTGATGGACCGCGCTTATCGCTCGATTGACGAGGCCTATCTGCTGGCGAAAAAGGAAGGGCTGTTCAAGTAGCGTTCAGCCCCGTTCATCAGCGCCCATCCTGCGTTCCAGCCAACGCACAAAGGCGCTGATAATCAACACCAGCAGCAGATATTCGACGATCAGCAGGGTATAGATTTCCAGCGGCCGGTATTCCGTCACCACCAGTTCATTGGCGCGGCGCGTCAGTTCCTGCATACCGATGACCGAGGCAAAGGCCGACATCTTAACGATATAGATGAACTGGTTTGCAAGCGGCGGCAAGATGCGCCGGATCGCCTGGGGCAGGATCACATGGCGCATGTTTTGAGCGTAGGTCAGGCCAATGGTTTGCCCTGCCTCGACCTGCCCTTTGGGGATCGACTGGATGCCCGCGCGATAGATTTCGGCGGTAAAGGCGCTGTCGGACACCGCCAAGGCGATGATTGCGCCCCAGAACGGATCAATGCTGATGTGGATCCCCATAGATTTCAGCACCACCGGCAATCCGTAGAACACCCAGAACAACATCGGCAGCAAGGGCACGGCCCGCACCAGTTCGATATAGATCCGCGACGGGATGCGCAGCCAGCGGCGCGGCGACATGCCGGGCAGGGCCACAATCAGCCCCAGCACCATCGACAGCCCCGCCGCGATCAGTGACAGCAGGATGGTTGATCCAAACCCGCCCAGCAGGAATTTGATGTTGATCCAGCCCGCTGGCGTTCGCGGGTCAATCACATACCAGCCCCAGATATTGGACGAACCACAACCCGCGATAAACAGCGTCAGGGATAACAGGAACAGAGTTTTCAATCTCATCATCTGCCCCCCTAATGCTGCAAAATCTGGTTCAGGAATTTGCGGCAACGCGCGGTTTTGGGCGCGGTAAAGAATTCTTCGGGCGGGGCGGATTCCAGTATCTCGCCCTTGTCCATGAATACCACCCGGTCGGCGGCCTTGCGGGCGAAACCCATTTCATGGGTCACCACGACCATCGTCATCCCTTCCGTCGCCAGATCAAGGATCACATCCAGAACCTCGGCAATCATTTCAGGGTCCAGCGCCGAGGTGGGTTCGTCAAACAGCATCAGTTTGGGTTCCAGGCACAGGCTGCGGGCAATTGCCACCCGCTGTTGCTGCCCGCCCGACAGTTGGCCGGGTTTCTTGTCGGCCTGTTCGGGGATGTGCACCCGTTCCAGATAGTGCATCGCGCGGGCTTCGGCCTCGGCCCGTGACAAGCCGCGTGCCTTGATTGGCCCCAAGGTCAGGTTTTCCAGCACTGTCAGGTGCGGGAACAGGTTGAACTGCTGAAACACCATGCCGATTTCCGCACGCACCTGCGCGATGCTTGCAGCATCATTGGTCAGTTCAACCCCGTCGACCACAATCCGCCCTGTATCATGCGATTCCAGCCGGTCGATACAGCGCACCAGCGTGGATTTACCCGAGCCGGACGGCCCGCAAATTACCAGCTTTTCACCAAACGGCACTGTCAGGGTGATGTCCTTCAACGCCTGATATTCACCAAACCATTTACCCACACCGCTGATTTCAATTGCAACTTCGCCGCCCTGCATCCTGCCTGCCCTGCCCGTTTTCCGTTCAACTTATTATTACCTGACCATCTATAGATGGAAATAGCCACCACCGCGGGCTAAAACAAAAGACCGTTACAACAATAAATTCGCAGGGAACGTTAAGATGAGATTTTTCAGAATATTCGCAATCACAACCTTTTTAACCGCCCTTCTGGGCCTGCCAGCCACTGCACAATCCGCGCTGAATGACATCCTGTCGTCCGGCACCCTCAAGGTCGGTACAACCGGTGACTGGAACCCGATGTCGGTGCGTGATCCGGCGACCAACAGCTACAAGGGTTATGACATCGACATCATGACCGAACTGGCCAAGGATCTGGGCGTGGAGCTGGAACTGGTCCCGACCGACTGGAAAACACTGGTCAACGGTGTGGTCGCGGGGAATTATCACATCACCGGTTCCGCCTCGATCAGTCCGACGCGGATGAAGGCGGCCGGGTTTTCCGAAAGCTATCTGTCGGTGCAGATTTTCCCGTTTACAACCGATGACAAACTGGGCCGTTTCGATGGCTGGGCATCCGTGAACGACCCCGGCGTGGTGGTGGCAACCACCCTTGGCACCACCTTTGAAAAGCTGGTGAAGGAATGGTTCCCCGATGCGCAAATCAAAGTGGTCGATGCCCCCGCCCGTGGCTATCAAGAGGTTCTGGCGGGACGCGCCGATGTGTTCATCACATCGAACATCGAAGGCGCGACCCTGATTGCGAAATTCGACAATGTGCACCAGATTGCGGTCGAGCAGCCCAAATCACCCACCCCGATCGCGATGATCCTGCCGCAGGACGATCAGGTCTGGATCAACTATGTGAACAACTGGATCAAACTGAAGCAGGCCAAGGGTTTCTTTGCCCAAACCGCCGAAAAATGGGGTCTTTAGAGCATGCCGCACCAAATCGAATTCACTGGCCGGCCCGAACGCATTCGCTTATGCGAACGCTGCCTCGGTCTGACCATTGAATGCCCGCGTCCAATCAGGCGCGACACGCTTTAGGCCAAAACCGGCCAAATGATGCGGCCTGACCAATTGGCCGCATCATTTCCCTCTTGATCATTTGGTAAAACTTGCAAATACCCCCCTGAACGTGAGACCTTGCAAGGTGATCAAGGAGCCAGACAGTTGCAAAGCAAAATAAAGCCTATCAACACCCCCGCCAAAACCGCCGGTCTGCCGCAGGTGCACGAGCCGCGAAACCCGGGGATGGAACTGGATATGGACTGGGTGACGGGGGCGCAGGCCAACACATCCGCCATTGAACGCCGCGTTAAATCGCTACCTGGTCGGCGGTCGGTGAAAAAGGATTATCAGGCGGCATGGATGCTAAAAGCAATCACCATGATTGATCTGACCACCCTGTCGGGTGACGACACTCCGGGCCGCGTGCGCCGCCTTTGTGCCAAGGCCCGCCAACCCGTGCGCGCGGATATTCTGGAAGCATTAGGCGTCGAAGGAATCACCACCGGCGCGGTTTGCGTCTATCACGAGATGGTCGAAACCGCCGTGGCTGCACTGGAAGGCACCGGAATTCCCGTGGCCGCCGTTTCCACCGGCTTTCCTGCCGGCCTGTCCCCCTACCACCTGCGCGTGGCCGAGATCGGCGAGAGCGTGAAGGCAGGGGCCTCGGAAATCGACATCGTGATATCGCGGCGCCATGTGCTGACCGGAAACTGGCAGGCCCTTTATAACGAAATGCGCGAATTTCGCGCTGCTTGTGGCGATGCCCACGTCAAGGCGATCCTTGCCACCGGCGAGTTGGGTAGTCTGCGCAATGTCGCGCGTGCCTCGTTGATTTGCATGATGGCCGGTGCCGATTTCATCAAAACCTCGACCGGTAAGGAAGCCGTCAACGCCACCCTGCCCGTTTCACTGGTGATGATGCGCGCCATTCGCGATTACCACACCCGCACGGGGTTCCGCGTTGGCTATAAACCGGCGGGCGGAATTTCAAAGGCCAAGGATGCGGTCACCTATCTGACCCTGCTCAAGGACGAACTGGGCAACCGCTGGCTTTCGCCGGATATGTTCCGTTTCGGCGCCTCGTCCCTGCTGGGCGATCTGGAACGCCAGCTGGAACACCATGTGACCGGCAACTACTCTGCCTCTTACCGCCACGCGATTGGATAAGCCATGACTGTAAAAGATATCTTCGAGACCATGGACTATGGCCCCGCCCCCGAAAGCACCTCCGAAGTGATGGCGTGGATTGCCAAATATGACGGCAAGTTCGGCCAGTTCATCAATGGCGAATTCACCCCGCATCACGACGGCTTTGAATCCCGCAATCCGGCCACCGGCGACATTCTGGCGCTGGTCACACAGGCCAGCAGCGATGATGTGGACGCCGCCGTAACCGCCGCCACCAAGGCGCAAAAGAAATGGGCGCGCACATCGGGCCATGAACGGGCCAAGGTGCTTTATGCCATTGCCCGCCTGCTGCAAAAACACAGTCGCCTGTTTGCGGTGCTGGAAACGATGGACAACGGTAAACCGATCCGCGAAAGCCGCGACATCGACATCCCGCTGGTGCAGCGGCATTTCTATTACCACGCGGGCATGGCGCAGCTGATGGAGTCCGAGCTGCCCGACGCCGAACCCATTGGCGTTTGCGGCCAGATCATCCCGTGGAATTTCCCGCTGTTGATGCTGGCCTGGAAAATCGCCCCCGCGATTGCCACCGGCAATGCCTGTGTGCTGAAACCTGCGGAATACACATCCTTAACCGCGCTGCTGTTTGCGGAAATTTGCGTTCAGGCGGGCCTGCCCAAGGGTGTTGTCAACATCGTCACCGGCAATGGGGCTGTGGGTGAAATGATCGTCACCCACGAGGATATCGACAAAATCGCCTTTACCGGTTCCACCGCCGTTGGCCGCCGCATCCGCGAGGCCACCGCCGGTTCCGGCAAGGCGCTGACGCTGGAGCTGGGCGGAAAATCCCCATACATCGTGTTTGACGATGCGGATATAGATTCCGCCGTCGAGGGGCTGGTCGATGCGATCTGGTTCAATCAGGGGCAGGTCTGCTGTGCCGGCTCGCGCCTGCTGGTACAGGAAGGCATTGCCGAGGAATTCTACGCCAAGTTGAAGGCGCGGATGGACGGCTTGCGTATGGGCGATCCATTGGACAAATGCATCGACATCGGCGCGCTGGTGGACCCTGTGCAGCACGCCACCGTCACCGATATGGTTGCCAAGGGCGGGCATGAGGGCGAGGTTTACCACGCCAAATGCAAACTGCCCAATCAGGGCTGCTATTACCCGCCGACCCTGATCACCGGCCTGCATTCCGCCGCCTATCTGATGCAAGAGGAAATCTTTGGCCCCGTGCTGGTGTCCACCACCTTCCGCACTCCGGCCGAGGCCGTGCAACTGGCCAACAACACCCGCTATGGTCTGGCCGCAAGCGTCTGGAGCGAGAATGTCAATCTGGCGCTGGATATCGCGCCCAAACTGGTAGCGGGCATTGTCTGGGTCAATGCGACCAACCTGTTTGACGCGGCGGCCGGTTTTGGCGGTGTGCGCGAAAGCGGTTTCGGGCGCGAAGGCGGCTGGGAGGGGCTATCGGCCTATACCAGACCGAAAATCGCCAGCAAGCCATTGCATCCTGTCGCACCGGTATCCGCGCCAAAGGATGCGCAGATCACCGGACTGGACCGCACCGCCAAGATGTATATCGGTGGCAAACAGGCACGGCCCGACAGCGGTTATTCCACCGCGATCTGGTCGCCCAAAGGCAAGCTGCTGGGCCATGTCGGCCAAGGCTCACGCAAGGACATCCGCAATGCGGTCGAGGCCGCCCATGCTGCCAAAGGCTGGGGTAAAACCACCGGCCATCTGCGGGCGCAGATCCTGTATTACATCGCCGAAAACCTGTCGGCACGTGGCGACGAATTCGCCCACCGCCTGAACCAGATGAGCGGCAAAACCGGCGGGCGCAAAGAAGTGGACGCAACCCTGTCCCGCCTGTTCACCTATGCCGCTTGGGCCGATAAATATGATGGTCAGGCACATGGCGTCCCCATTCGCGGCATCGCGCTGGCGATGAAAGAACCCGTTGGCGTGATCGGCGCGCTTTGCCCTGATGAAGCGCCGTTGCTGGGCCTGATTTCCGTCATGGCGCCCGCGATTGCGTTGGGCAACACCTGCGTGCTGGCGGCCAGTCAGGCCGCGCCACTGGCGGCAACCGATTTCTATCAGGTGCTGGATACCTCGGACGTGCCCGCAGGGGTGGTCAACATCCTGACCGGCGATCATGCCGATCTGGCGGGGCCAATGGCGGGGCATCTGGATGTGGATGCGGTCTGGAGTTTTTCCTCGACCGATTTGTCAGCACAGATCGAACATGCCTCGGCTGGCAACCTGAAACGCACATGGGTCAACGATGCCCACGCGCGCGACTGGTTCGGCAAGGATGGCGAAGGGCGCGAATTCCTGCAACAAGCGACCGAAGTCAAGAATATCTGGGTGCCTTATGGCGAGTAGGAACGCCGCTGCCCCGGACTTGATCCGGGGCCTTCCCCTGCCTGTCAGGAGATCCCGCATCAAGTGCGGGACAGCGCAGCACCCATGATCACCCGCAGCTTTCAAAAAGGCGACGCCCATTCTACCGCCATTTATTCGGATTGCGAGAAATACCGCTATTCCCTGACCCGCATTTGGGAGCCGGAAGGAAAGAAGGCATTCTTTGTCATGCTCAACCCCTCGACCGCGACCGAGGTGCAGAACGACCCCACGGTCGAACGTTGCGAGCGCCGCGCCCGCACGCTGGGCTTTGGCGCCTTTCGCGTCGCCAATATTTTCGCATGGCGCGACACCGACCCGCGCAAGATGCGCAAGGCGGCTGATCCCGTCGGCCCCGCCAATGACGCGGCTATCCTTGAAGGCTGTGACTGGGCCGATCAGGTCATCTGCGCATGGGGCACCCACGGCGAACACCTGATGCGCGGCCCGCAGGTTGAAACCCTGATGCGCGGCACCGGATTGCCGCTCTATCAGCTTGGGCTGTCCAAAGCGGGCCACCCCAAACACCCGCTTTATATCGCCTATGCGGTGCAACCTGTGCTATGGGACGGGTAACGACAGGTAAACACACAAGGTAATTGATGCCCGACAGTATTCCGGAAGATGACAAAACCCCCGACCTTCAGACCGAGATTGCGGAACTGAAACAGGAATTGCACCGCCTGAACAACCACCGTTTCGTGCGCATCCACAATTCCGCATGGAGGCTGGTGCAGTTTCAATTCATCCGCGGGCTGGCCTTCGGCCTTGGCTCGGTGATCGGCGCGACGTTTCTTGTCTATCTGCTGGTTTATTCGCTATCAAACATCGACTTTATCCCGATTGTCGGCGAATGGGCCAAAGAGATCGCGGATATGATCAGGCAAAACGGAACACCACAGTAAAACCCCTTTCCTTTTGCGCCGTTTCACCCTATACGCGCGTGTCTGCCTGATTCATCGGGCGGATGCTCTATGGACCTTGCTGGACGACATCCCGGCCTGTGCCCGCAACTTTTGATATTAAAGGAGACCCCGATGTCGATTACCAAAGAAGAAAAAGCCCGCATCATGAAAGAATTCGCAACCCACGAAGGCGACACAGGTTCGCCCGAAGTCCAGGTTGCTGTTTTGTCATCGCGGATCGCGACACTGACCGAACACTTCAAAACCCACAAAAAGGATAACCATTCCCGCCGTGGTCTTTTGAAACTGGTTGCGACACGTCGCAAACTTCTGGACTATACCCGCGCCAAAGACGAAACGCGTTATCAGGATCTGATCAAACGCCTCGGCCTGCGCCGCTAATGACGACCCAAAGATGCGCCCTGCGGGGCGCTTCTTGCTTTTTAAGATGCCGCAATCTGCCGGACCTACAGATTGTAAAATGCAAATGAAACAGGTCACGGGCATACGGCCCGTATGAAATCGGCCAAAGGGGATGGGCCCCGGCGGCCAAACTAGGAAATGATATGTTTAACGTAACGACGAAATCTATGCAGTGGGGCGAAGAGAAGCTGACACTGGAAACGGGCAAGATCGCCCGTCAGGCAGACGGCTGTGTGATCGCCACTTTGGGCGAAACCAGCGTTCTGTGTGCTGTGACTTTTGCAAAGACACAAAAACCCGGTCAGGATTTTTTCCCGCTGACCGTTCACTATGGTGAAAAATATTATGCAGCCGGCAAAGTGCCCGGCGGGTTCTTCAAACGCGAAGCACGCCCGACCGAAAAAGAAACCCTGACATCGCGCCTGATCGACCGCCCGATCCGCCCGCTGTTTGTTCCCGGTTTCAAAAACGAAGTTCTGGTAATCTGTACCGTTCTGTCACACGATCTGGTGAATGATCCCGATATGGTCGCGATGATCGGTGCCTCGGCCGCGCTGACAATTTCCGGCGTGCCGTTCATGGGGCCGATTGGTGCCTGTCGCGTTGGTTTTGTGGATGGCGAATACATCCTAAACCCTGAAATCGACGACATGCACGATCTGCGCAACAAGCCCGAGCAGCGGCTTGATCTGGTTGTCGCCGGCACCAAAGACGCCGTGATGATGGTTGAATCCGAAGCCTACGAACTGACCGAAGAAGAAATGCTGGGCGCTGTGAATTTCGCCCACGAACAGATCCAGCCGGTGATCGACCTGATCATCGACTTTGCCGAAGATTGCGCCAAAGAGCCGTTCGACTATCAGCCCGCCGATTATTCCGAGCTGTACGAGGCGGTAGCCAAAGCCGGCGAGAAGCTGATGCGCAAAGCATTCGCGATCACCGACAAACAGGAACGCACCACGGCCGTTGCCGAAGCCCGCGAAGCCATCAAGGCGGCGTTGACCGACGAACAGCTGGCCGACGAAAATCTGGGTTCAGCAATGAAGAAGCTGGAAGCCAGCATCCTGCGTGGCGACGTTGTGAAAACCGGTAAACGGATCGACGGGCGCGACACCACCACGGTGCGCCCGATCACATCCGAAACCGGCCTGCTGCCCCGCACACACGGCTCGGCCCTGTTTACACGCGGCGAAACCCAAGGGCTGGTTGTAACCACTCTGGGCACCGGCGATGACGAACAGATGATCGATGCGCTGCAAGGCATGTATAAATCCAACTTCATGCTGCACTATAACTTCCCGCCCTATTCGGTTGGCGAAGTTGGCCGCTTTGGTTTCACCGGCCGGCGCGAAATCGGCCACGGTAAACTGGCATGGCGCGCGTTGCAGGCGGTTCTGCCCCCTGCCACCGATTTCCCCTACACAATTCGGGTTGTGTCGGAAATTACCGAATCCAACGGCTCGTCCTCGATGGCTTCGGTCTGTGGTGGTTCGTTGTCGATGATGGATGCCGGTGTGCCCCTGAAGGCCCCTGTTGCCGGTGTGGCCATGGGTTTGATCCTAGAGGACAGCGGCGATTACGCCATCCTGACCGATATTCTGGGTGACGAAGACCACCTTGGCGACATGGACTTCAAGGTTGCCGGGACTGACAAAGGCATCACATCGCTGCAAATGGACATCAAGGTTGCGGGCATTACACCCGACATCATGGACAAGGCATTGGCACAGGCCAAAGACGCCCGTCTGCACATCCTTGGTGAAATGGCCAACGCACTGACCGAAGCTGGCGAATTCAGTGCCCACGCACCACGCATCGAAACCATGCAGATCCCGACGGATAAAATCCGCGAAGTGATCGGCTCGGGTGGTAAGGTGATCCGCGAAATCGTTGAAGTATCCGGCGCCAAAGTCGACATCAACGACGAAGGGATCATCAAGATCGCCTCGCCGAATGCCGAAGCCATCCAGAAGGCCTATGACATGATCAACTCGATCGTGGCTGAACCGGAAGAAGGCAAGATCTATCGCGGCAAAGTTGTCAAAATCGTCGATTTCGGCGCATTCGTGAACTTCTTTGGCAAGCGCGACGGTCTGGTCCATGTTTCGCAAATCGAAAACCGCCGTCTGAACCATCCTT is a window encoding:
- a CDS encoding aspartate aminotransferase family protein produces the protein MNMITNHPPTKELQELDAAHHMHPFTAGAELAAKGARVITSAKGVTLTDSEGVELMDAMAGLWCVNIGYGRHELAEAAARQMRELPYYNTFFQTTHVPAVALATKLAELVPGDLNQVFYGCSGSDANDTNIRLVRHYWAAKGKPDKKVIISRKNAYHGSTVAAASLGGMSAMHAQGGLPIPDIHHIDEPNWYAQGGDLSPEEFGLERARQLEQAIAEIGEDRVAAFIAEPIQGAGGVIIPPETYWPEIQRICDAHEILLIADEVICGFGRTGNWFGCDTFNIRPDIMTIAKGLSSGYAPIGGSMVSDEVAEVIANAGDFNHGYTYSAHPVSAAVALENLRILEEEKIVDTVRDVTAPYLAERWTELADHPMIGEAKVCGMVASVAMSPDKANRAPFQAPAGTIGLMCRDRCFENKLVMRHVGDRMIISPPLILTKDDIDTLMDRAYRSIDEAYLLAKKEGLFK
- a CDS encoding polyamine ABC transporter substrate-binding protein codes for the protein MKTNLLTMTAVLALGAGAVMAEEVHVYNWSDYIDEGLLTKFQDETGITLIYDVFDSNELLETKMLAGGSGYDVVVPTAEFLQRQIQAGAFQKLDYSKLPNAVNMWDVIKERTAQYDPGNEYSINYMWGTTGIGVNVAKVKEALGEDAPIDSLALIFDPANMEKLQKCGVHFLDAPSEMIPAALAYLGENPDSDDPDVIAKAGPVLTAVAPYVQKFHSSEYINALANGDICVAFGWSGDVLQARDRADEADNGVEIAYNSPKEGALMWFDQMAIPVDAPNPDGAHKFLNFIMDAHNAAAASNYVYYANGNKASQEFLEEDVITDPAIYPDEETMKHLYTKRPYAPKVQRIVTRLWTKVKSGI
- a CDS encoding ABC transporter ATP-binding protein, producing the protein MNDANASGVFAPWEDADEKPLIEFRNVTKRFGDFTAIDDLSINIYRQEFYALLGPSGCGKTTLMRMLAGFETPTEGQILLDGQDMAAVPPNKRPTNMMFQSYALFPHLTVAENIAFGLKRSDMPKSEIAGRVDEMLRLTRLEQFGKRKPHQISGGQRQRVALARSLAKAPKLLLLDEPLGALDKKLRQETQFELMDIQEKTGTTFVIVTHDQEEAMTVASRIAVMDAGRIIQVATPDRLYENPNTVYVADFIGEINLIEGKAEPLGDKLTEIHWAEGEVPIIGTAAEDLPKGTACHFAIRPEKVAISSERPETHANAVQGRVHDIAYLGNISTYHVELKNGQIIKAQAANNRRLSRRSFTWEDPVWLSWTDTAGVILTE
- a CDS encoding GntR family transcriptional regulator, whose translation is MDNSPQNLPVHEVVYRQIREMILLGEFAPGQPVTIQGLVQELGVGMTPVREAIRRLTAEGALEFQGNRRIILPQMTLAQLDEIAFARLSIEPRLAYLATSRMSGTDYQGLYDTDQALNVAIANGNVADYLKYNYRFHHDLYQQSDAHILLSMSASLWLRIGPSLRVVLGRYGTASLPDKHQEALQAMRDGDPQAVAQAIKEDLHQGHEAIRQSLENA
- a CDS encoding amino acid ABC transporter permease encodes the protein MRLKTLFLLSLTLFIAGCGSSNIWGWYVIDPRTPAGWINIKFLLGGFGSTILLSLIAAGLSMVLGLIVALPGMSPRRWLRIPSRIYIELVRAVPLLPMLFWVFYGLPVVLKSMGIHISIDPFWGAIIALAVSDSAFTAEIYRAGIQSIPKGQVEAGQTIGLTYAQNMRHVILPQAIRRILPPLANQFIYIVKMSAFASVIGMQELTRRANELVVTEYRPLEIYTLLIVEYLLLVLIISAFVRWLERRMGADERG
- a CDS encoding amino acid ABC transporter ATP-binding protein; the protein is MQGGEVAIEISGVGKWFGEYQALKDITLTVPFGEKLVICGPSGSGKSTLVRCIDRLESHDTGRIVVDGVELTNDAASIAQVRAEIGMVFQQFNLFPHLTVLENLTLGPIKARGLSRAEAEARAMHYLERVHIPEQADKKPGQLSGGQQQRVAIARSLCLEPKLMLFDEPTSALDPEMIAEVLDVILDLATEGMTMVVVTHEMGFARKAADRVVFMDKGEILESAPPEEFFTAPKTARCRKFLNQILQH